One segment of Leguminivora glycinivorella isolate SPB_JAAS2020 chromosome 12, LegGlyc_1.1, whole genome shotgun sequence DNA contains the following:
- the LOC125231568 gene encoding 3-phosphoinositide-dependent protein kinase 1 isoform X1 yields the protein MSGLTIRVNKRGSRGSDTLLEAANRILRLLGVSSTKRGKQPSPKTKTTGRATSEIRAPIAAAESAAESPVKMQAQPAAAANKRTANDYIFRKLIGEGCYSTVFFATDIHTGKEYAIKVCEKRQIIKEKKREYIKREKDALNMLFNVPHGFVKLYCTFQDEERLYFVLSYAKNGELLSYINKVGSFELNVAKFYAAEILMALESMHAKGIIHRDLKPENILLDENMHLQIADFGTTKILEPEEIRSTPNKTDDDQTLAENDRQRKISFVGTAQYVSPELLHNRVNTRASDLWALGCIIYQMISGLPPFRGSNEFLTFQKILKLDYEFPEGFPADAKDLVEKLLVLDYSKRIGANDTGNTYESIRNHPFFEGINWDNVWTQSPPTISPYLPGGSFEEEYPLDHLEPGLDQNQLVRLWKFDLSTSEGILTISPEERRRRLEAQERDNKWHQFVDGELILKQGLIDKRKGLFARRRMLLLTTGPRLFYVDPVNMVLKGEIPWSPKLRVEAKNFRIFLVHTPNRTYYLEDPESYALEWARVINEVRIGTYGRDTT from the exons ATGAGCGGATTGACCATCAGAGTTAATAAAAGAGGATCGAGGGGTAGTGACACTCTTCTCGAGGCAGCTAACAGGATTCTCCGACTACTCGGCGTGAGCTCCACGAAGCGCGGGAAACAGCCCTCGCCCAAAACGAAG ACGACCGGCCGAGCGACGAGTGAAATTCGGGCTCCCATCGCGGCGGCGGAGTCCGCCGCCGAATCTCCGGTCAAGATGCAGGCGCAACCGGCCGCGGCGGCCAACAAGCGCACGGCCAATGACTACATCTTCCGAAAGCTGATTGGCGAGGGCTGTTACAGCACCGTGTTCTTCGCTACAGATATTCATACTGGAAAAGAATATGCAA TTAAAGTTTGCGAGAAACGACAGATTATTAAAGAAAAGAAGAGGGAGTACATAAAGAGAGAGAAAGATGCTTTGAACATGCTCTTCAATGTACCACACGGTTTTGTCAAATTATATTGTACCTTCCAAGATGAAGAACGATTGTACTTTGTGTTGTCTTATGCTAAGAATGGCGAATTGTTATCTTACATAAATAAGGTTGGCTCTTTCGAGCTAAACGTAGCTAAATTTTATGCCGCTGAGATCTTAATGGCCTTAGAAAGCATGCACGCTAAAGGAATCATTCACCGAGACTTAAAACCAGAAAACATTTTATTGGACGAAAATATGCACTTACAAATTGCGGACTTCGGTACTACAAAAATTTTGGAACCAGAAGAAATTCGTTCAACACCTAACAAGACTGACGATGACCAGACGCTGGCAGAGAATGACAGGCAGAGAAAGATTAGCTTCGTCGGAACTGCACAATATGTAAGCCCAGAACTGCTGCATAACCGCGTCAACACACGAGCCTCTGATCTATGGGCCCTGGGCTGCATTATCTACCAGATGATCTCAGGACTGCCTCCGTTCCGTGGCTCCAATGAGTTCCTCACCTTCCAAAAAATACTCAAATTGGACTACGAGTTCCCTGAAGGCTTTCCCGCCGACGCAAAAGACTTAGTCGAGAAGCTTTTAGTTTTGGATTACTCCAAGAGGATTGGAGCTAATGATACGGGAAATACATATGAAAGCATACGAAACCATCCTTTCTTCGAAGGAATTAACTGGGATAATGTCTGGACTCAGTCACCACCAACTATATCCCCGTATTTACCAGGTGGTTCTTTTGAAGAAGAATATCCCCTAGATCACTTAGAGCCCGGCTTAGACCAAAATCAACTTGTGCGCCTGTGGAAGTTCGACTTATCTACCTCAGAAG gAATCTTAACCATCAGTCCGGAAGAAAGGCGGCGTAGACTCGAAGCCCAAGAACGTGACAATAAATGGCACCAGTTTGTTGATGGAGAGCTGATTTTAAAGCAGGGACTCATCGACAAGAGGAAGGGGCTGTTCGCGCGCCGGCGAATGCTTCTGCTGACCACCGGCCCGCGGCTGTTCTATGTGGACCCCGTCAACATGGTGCTCAAAGGAGAGATTCCTTGGTCACCGAAGTTGCGCGTAGAAGCAAAGAACTTTAgaatatttttagttcacacg CCAAACCGGACATACTACCTAGAGGATCCAGAATCATACGCCTTGGAGTGGGCGCGAGTGATCAACGAGGTCCGCATCGGCACGTACGGGCGCGACACGACTTAA
- the LOC125231888 gene encoding uncharacterized protein LOC125231888, whose product MAGKGTDRKGKSKDTKSIAETVESTANFVLPDTLPIDEVDYPVLITRKVTANWKTILEESQQFKNEIEEYEQRQQEPVLKSPFKKTETDYIKNEVFICLIPAIEETLIKAKIWEALQREKCFFNGIDWIVQYLWNNNPRYPQRANDPQHLFNMVWVRKQLKSRPREYYPKSWLWPEDYAATMIQKSVRQYFVQREDDVQEMRDFWRKLKLERTQYPEIDVNPLLARKFASTRSLPKI is encoded by the exons ATGGCAGGCAAAGGAACCGATCGCAAGGGAAAGTCAAAGGACACAAAATCTATAGCCGAAACTGTTGAATCGACTGCCAATTTTGTTTTGCCCGATACCTTGCCTATCGATGAGGTAGACTACCCGGTACTCATCACTAGGAAGGTCACGGCTAACTGGAAAACTATATTGGAGGAGAGCCAGCAGTTTAAAAATGAGATTGAGGAGTACGAGCAACGGCAACAGGAGCCAGTTCTGAAGTCGCCGTTCAAAA AAACGGAAACTGATTACATAAAGAATGAAGTTTTCATTTGCCTCATTCCGGCAATAGAGGAAACACTTATAAAAGCCAAGATTTGGGAAGCCTTACAGAGAGAGAAATGCTTCTTCAATGGCATAGACTGGATAGTTCAG TACCTGTGGAACAACAACCCGCGTTATCCTCAGCGTGCTAATGACCCTCAACATTTGTTTAACATGGTTTGGGTGAGAAAGCAGTTGAAATCTCG GCCCCGAGAGTACTACCCGAAGTCTTGGCTTTGGCCAGAGGACTACGCAGCCACAATGATCCAAAAGTCGGTCCGGCAGTACTTCGTACAGCGCGAGGATGACGTGCAGGAGATGAGAGACTTCTGGAGG AAACTGAAACTGGAGCGTACGCAATACCCGGAGATAGATGTGAATCCGTTGCTTGCTCGTAAATTTGCCTCAACAAGGTCTCTTCCtaagatataa
- the LOC125231610 gene encoding uncharacterized protein LOC125231610 isoform X1 has protein sequence MRWFTITSLLLALAIASTTAEWSWGGDAKDKDAEPEEKPTELLEGEQAADADKKSSDSAGTVLDDIVDELVSNRQQQGRSLGGFDDVYSDPTIKEALDSGDDAEARNLIKGRLCTLGLIQCDEEETQEKRFLSPDELIYAQPVDIKPIGKPIASIPIRGPPRAYGPAKPMPPYLSRPQKIPPKRVGYGGPPNVRPGFSEKYGQVSGSNFQFSQSNGLYGGSEGNYVTRPPAYANESPYNFENTKPHYNKVPPTQTNTKTDVVQQHVHHHYVHSDGDKDPKVIIKPVAIPVGSVGHLGAQSLSQQQTDIITAGGGDYSGFSSGGFKPMTDGFSPISKPVYEADTIYGSQYGNKGNSNGNKGNSFLSQSLPNQYSNSDFDAQKYGNTLGAFSSHNNEFYKKELHVGSGNNLYQQGPATFGQGDSYQENYHEAKAQGFECVCVNYDQCPSQEIIGRRDDLYLPIDPRNKGSEIVALTDEQIDNITNADANETKTETTTTEASVKKVSKRETKNEKEDKIEKEAEPRLIGLAGYGGNGGQSNKQVQPTFGVSFGLPQPSHGGYPVNPFNSNPLQNPYGPALNSGGLNLGLVSVNPLLAVQVTKNDYGEKIVKPFVNLHVTPNEHVVNKIGTLFHEKKQYLLNKHEHYHHYNPHHHEYYHHKPALHYGPHIPHGPHYEPHGPHYGPHGPPFEPQYENHFPRPPHNTFGPVYSPHYGYAEAGYFKQNQFNAPPTAAAGNDDYYDDDNTNHNEGTDFHNPYENGYDSYGFGRTANASVDRMQGKYAGRYGYSRSLSLPNGPGANRGSQTVRFPENRKKREVTVEQSKSEKIEERQGYFGNRPQVQQCRPNQVCCRKPFRPQAANRGQCGVRHSQGINGRIKTPSYVDGDSEFGEYPWQVAILKKDPKESVYVCGGTLIDGSHIMTAAHCVKSYKGFELRVRLGEWDVNHDVEFFPYVERDVLSVHVHPMYYAGTLDNDLAILKLEQPVDWTKYPHISPACLPDKYTDYAGQRCWTTGWGKDAFGDNGKYQNILKEVDVPILPHGVCQNQLRQTRLGYNYELNPGFLCAGGEEGKDACKGDGGGPLVCEHGGTWQLVGVVSWGIGCGQPGVPGVYVKVAHYLDWISQITGKFSPY, from the exons ATGCGGTGGTTTACGATAACGAGTCTTTTACTAGCATTGGCTATAGCCAGCACGACAGCTGAGTGGTCATGGGGCGGTGATGCTAAAGACAAAGACGCAGAACCTGAAGAAAAACCCACTGAGTTGCTAGAAGGCGAACAAGCTGCCGATGCTGACAAGAAAAGCTCCGACTCCGCTGGCACGGTGCTGGACGACATCGTGGACGAGCTAGTCAGCAACAGACAACAACAAGGCAGGAGTCTGGGCGGATTCGACGATGTTTACAGCGATCCCACTATTAAGGAAGCATTGGACTCTGGAGATGATGCTGAAGCAAGAAATTTGATCAAAGGCCGTCTTTGCACTCTGGGTCTTATTCAA TGTGATGAAGAAGAAACCCAAGAAAAGCGCTTCTTGTCACCAGATGAACTGATTTATGCCCAACCAGTTGACATCAAACCTATTGGCAAGCCGATTGCTTCCATCCCAATCCGAGGACCTCCCCGAGCATATGGACCAGCCAAACCCATGCCACCTTACTTGTCACGTCCCCAAAAGATCCCACCAAAGCGAGTTGGATATGGAGGACCGCCCAATGTACGCCCTGGATTCTCTGAAAAGTACGGACAGGTTTCCGGTAGCAACTTCCAATTCTCACAAAGCAATGGATTGTACGGTGGTAGCGAAGGAAACTATGTAACCAGACCCCCGGCCTATGCAAACGAGAGCCCATACAACTTCGAAAACACAAAACCACATTACAACAAAGTCCCTCCGACGCAAACCAACACAAAAACCGATGTTGTACAACAACATGTCCACCATCACTATGTACACAGTGATGGCGACAAAGACCCTAAAGTGATAATCAAGCCTGTTGCCATACCGGTTGGGTCCGTAGGACACCTTGGTGCTCAATCTCTCTCCCAGCAACAGACCGACATAATCACCGCTGGCGGCGGCGACTACAGCGGCTTCAGCTCTGGTGGCTTTAAACCTATGACCGACGGTTTCTCACCTATTAGCAAACCAGTGTATGAAGCTGACACAATCTATGGCTCTCAGTATGGTAACAAGGGAAACAGTAACGGTAACAAGGGAAACAGCTTTTTATCTCAGTCTTTGCCGAACCAATACTCCAACTCTGATTTTGATGCTCAGAAATACGGCAACACCTTGGGCGCGTTTTCCTCCCACAACAAcgaattttataagaaagaatTGCATGTAGGATCTGGTAACAATTTGTACCAACAAGGCCCGGCCACTTTTGGACAGGGTGACTCTTATCAGGAAAACTATCATGAAGCCAAAGCCCAAGGATTTGAATGCGTCTGTGTCAATTACGACCAATGTCCCAGCCAAGAGATCATTGGCCGCAGAGATGATCTGTACCTGCCTATCGATCCTCGTAACAAAGGAAGTGAGATAGTTGCTCTCACGGACGAACAAATAGACAATATCACTAATGCTGACGCAAACGAAACTAAAACCGAAACAACTACGACTGAAGCCAGCGTTAAGAAAGTAAGCAAGCGTGAAACCAAGAACGAAAAAGAAGACAAAATTGAAAAGGAAGCTGAACCG CGCCTCATTGGACTGGCCGGCTACGGCGGCAATGGCGGCCAAAGCAACAAACAAGTGCAGCCCACGTTTGGTGTTTCTTTTGGGTTGCCCCAGCCTTCCCATGGTGGTTACCCCGTCAATCCTTTTAACTCAAATCCCCTCCAGAATCCCTATGGTCCAGCCTTAAACAGCGGCGGTCTTAATCTAGGCCTCGTCTCCGTTAATCCGTTGCTAGCCGTACAAGTTACCAAAAATGATTACGGTGAaaagattgtcaaaccctttgTAAACTTGCACGTAACACCTAATGAACATGTTGTCAATAAAATTGGCACTTTGTTCCACGagaaaaaacaatatttgttaAATAAGCACGAACATTATCACCATTACAATCCTCACCATCATGAGTATTATCACCATAAACCTGCACTGCACTATGGTCCCCACATACCACACGGACCGCATTACGAACCACATGGGCCCCACTACGGACCGCATGGACCTCCTTTTGAACCCCAATATGAAAATCATTTCCCGCGCCCGCCGCACAATACTTTCGGGCCAGTGTATTCTCCCCACTATGGCTACGCTGAGGCCggttattttaaacaaaatcaATTCAATGCTCCGCCTACAGCGGCAGCTGGTAATGATGACtattatgatgatgataatacTAATCATAACGAAGGGACTGACTTCCATAATCCTTATGAAAATGGATATGACAGTTACGGGTTCGGAAGAACCGCCAATGCTAGTGTAGATAGAATGCAAGGAAAATATGCAGGCCGCTATGGATACTCTCGTTCCCTTTCCCTTCCTAACGGTCCTGGGGCAAACCGGGGAAGCCAAACAGTCCGCTTTCCTGAGAATAGAAAGAAGAGGGAAGTCACTGTTGAGCAATCTAAAAGCGAAAAAATCGAAGAG CGTCAAGGATATTTCGGTAACCGACCTCAAGTACAACAATGCAGACCCAATCAAGTTTGCTGCCGTAAACCATTCCGTCCTCAAGCAGCCAACCGCGGTCAATGTGGTGTCAGGCATTCCCAGGGTATTAATGGACGAATCAAGACTCCTTCATACGTTGATGGTGATAGTGAATTTGGAGAATACCCGTGGCAAGTGGCTATTCTAAAGAAGGACCCTAAAGAATCTGTGTATGTTTGCGGCGGAACTTTAATTGACGGATCCCACATTATGACTGCTGCTCACTGCGTTAAATC ATACAAAGGCTTCGAGCTACGAGTGCGCCTTGGAGAATGGGATGTTAACCATGACGTCGAATTCTTCCCTTACGTCGAGAGAGATGTACTCTCCGTCCACGTGCACCCAATGTACTACGCTGGTACCTTAGACAATGATCTCGCTATACTCAAGCTAGAACAACCCGTCGATTGGACCAAATACCCGCACATCAGCCCAGCTTGCCTGCCCGATAAATACACTGACTACGCCGGCCAGAGATGTTGGACCACTGGTTGGGGCAAAGACGCTTTTGGCGACAACGGAAAATACCAGAACATACTAAAGGAGGTCGATGTTCCGATTCTACCGCACGGTGTTTGCCAGAATCAGCTTAGACAGACGAGATTGGGTTACAACTACGAATTGAACCCCGGTTTCTTGTGCGCCGGTGGCGAAGAGGGCAAGGATGCGTGCAAAGGTGACGGTGGCGGCCCGCTGGTGTGCGAGCACGGTGGCACATGGCAGCTGGTCGGAGTCGTGTCGTGGGGTATCGGTTGCGGTCAGCCCGGCGTACCCGGCGTCTACGTGAAAGTCGCTCATTATCTAGACTGGATCTCACAGATCACGGGAAAGTTTTCTCCCTACTAA
- the LOC125231610 gene encoding uncharacterized protein LOC125231610 isoform X2, whose amino-acid sequence MRWFTITSLLLALAIASTTAEWSWGGDAKDKDAEPEEKPTELLEGEQAADADKKSSDSAGTVLDDIVDELVSNRQQQGRSLGGFDDVYSDPTIKEALDSGDDAEARNLIKGRLCTLGLIQCDEEETQEKRFLSPDELIYAQPVDIKPIGKPIASIPIRGPPRAYGPAKPMPPYLSRPQKIPPKRVGYGGPPNVRPGFSEKYGQVSGSNFQFSQSNGLYGGSEGNYVTRPPAYANESPYNFENTKPHYNKVPPTQTNTKTDVVQQHVHHHYVHSDGDKDPKVIIKPVAIPVGSVGHLGAQSLSQQQTDIITAGGGDYSGFSSGGFKPMTDGFSPISKPVYEADTIYGSQYGNKGNSNGNKGNSFLSQSLPNQYSNSDFDAQKYGNTLGAFSSHNNEFYKKELHVGSGNNLYQQGPATFGQGDSYQENYHEAKAQGFECVCVNYDQCPSQEIIGRRDDLYLPIDPRNKGSEIVALTDEQIDNITNADANETKTETTTTEASVKKVSKRETKNEKEDKIEKEAEPRQGYFGNRPQVQQCRPNQVCCRKPFRPQAANRGQCGVRHSQGINGRIKTPSYVDGDSEFGEYPWQVAILKKDPKESVYVCGGTLIDGSHIMTAAHCVKSYKGFELRVRLGEWDVNHDVEFFPYVERDVLSVHVHPMYYAGTLDNDLAILKLEQPVDWTKYPHISPACLPDKYTDYAGQRCWTTGWGKDAFGDNGKYQNILKEVDVPILPHGVCQNQLRQTRLGYNYELNPGFLCAGGEEGKDACKGDGGGPLVCEHGGTWQLVGVVSWGIGCGQPGVPGVYVKVAHYLDWISQITGKFSPY is encoded by the exons ATGCGGTGGTTTACGATAACGAGTCTTTTACTAGCATTGGCTATAGCCAGCACGACAGCTGAGTGGTCATGGGGCGGTGATGCTAAAGACAAAGACGCAGAACCTGAAGAAAAACCCACTGAGTTGCTAGAAGGCGAACAAGCTGCCGATGCTGACAAGAAAAGCTCCGACTCCGCTGGCACGGTGCTGGACGACATCGTGGACGAGCTAGTCAGCAACAGACAACAACAAGGCAGGAGTCTGGGCGGATTCGACGATGTTTACAGCGATCCCACTATTAAGGAAGCATTGGACTCTGGAGATGATGCTGAAGCAAGAAATTTGATCAAAGGCCGTCTTTGCACTCTGGGTCTTATTCAA TGTGATGAAGAAGAAACCCAAGAAAAGCGCTTCTTGTCACCAGATGAACTGATTTATGCCCAACCAGTTGACATCAAACCTATTGGCAAGCCGATTGCTTCCATCCCAATCCGAGGACCTCCCCGAGCATATGGACCAGCCAAACCCATGCCACCTTACTTGTCACGTCCCCAAAAGATCCCACCAAAGCGAGTTGGATATGGAGGACCGCCCAATGTACGCCCTGGATTCTCTGAAAAGTACGGACAGGTTTCCGGTAGCAACTTCCAATTCTCACAAAGCAATGGATTGTACGGTGGTAGCGAAGGAAACTATGTAACCAGACCCCCGGCCTATGCAAACGAGAGCCCATACAACTTCGAAAACACAAAACCACATTACAACAAAGTCCCTCCGACGCAAACCAACACAAAAACCGATGTTGTACAACAACATGTCCACCATCACTATGTACACAGTGATGGCGACAAAGACCCTAAAGTGATAATCAAGCCTGTTGCCATACCGGTTGGGTCCGTAGGACACCTTGGTGCTCAATCTCTCTCCCAGCAACAGACCGACATAATCACCGCTGGCGGCGGCGACTACAGCGGCTTCAGCTCTGGTGGCTTTAAACCTATGACCGACGGTTTCTCACCTATTAGCAAACCAGTGTATGAAGCTGACACAATCTATGGCTCTCAGTATGGTAACAAGGGAAACAGTAACGGTAACAAGGGAAACAGCTTTTTATCTCAGTCTTTGCCGAACCAATACTCCAACTCTGATTTTGATGCTCAGAAATACGGCAACACCTTGGGCGCGTTTTCCTCCCACAACAAcgaattttataagaaagaatTGCATGTAGGATCTGGTAACAATTTGTACCAACAAGGCCCGGCCACTTTTGGACAGGGTGACTCTTATCAGGAAAACTATCATGAAGCCAAAGCCCAAGGATTTGAATGCGTCTGTGTCAATTACGACCAATGTCCCAGCCAAGAGATCATTGGCCGCAGAGATGATCTGTACCTGCCTATCGATCCTCGTAACAAAGGAAGTGAGATAGTTGCTCTCACGGACGAACAAATAGACAATATCACTAATGCTGACGCAAACGAAACTAAAACCGAAACAACTACGACTGAAGCCAGCGTTAAGAAAGTAAGCAAGCGTGAAACCAAGAACGAAAAAGAAGACAAAATTGAAAAGGAAGCTGAACCG CGTCAAGGATATTTCGGTAACCGACCTCAAGTACAACAATGCAGACCCAATCAAGTTTGCTGCCGTAAACCATTCCGTCCTCAAGCAGCCAACCGCGGTCAATGTGGTGTCAGGCATTCCCAGGGTATTAATGGACGAATCAAGACTCCTTCATACGTTGATGGTGATAGTGAATTTGGAGAATACCCGTGGCAAGTGGCTATTCTAAAGAAGGACCCTAAAGAATCTGTGTATGTTTGCGGCGGAACTTTAATTGACGGATCCCACATTATGACTGCTGCTCACTGCGTTAAATC ATACAAAGGCTTCGAGCTACGAGTGCGCCTTGGAGAATGGGATGTTAACCATGACGTCGAATTCTTCCCTTACGTCGAGAGAGATGTACTCTCCGTCCACGTGCACCCAATGTACTACGCTGGTACCTTAGACAATGATCTCGCTATACTCAAGCTAGAACAACCCGTCGATTGGACCAAATACCCGCACATCAGCCCAGCTTGCCTGCCCGATAAATACACTGACTACGCCGGCCAGAGATGTTGGACCACTGGTTGGGGCAAAGACGCTTTTGGCGACAACGGAAAATACCAGAACATACTAAAGGAGGTCGATGTTCCGATTCTACCGCACGGTGTTTGCCAGAATCAGCTTAGACAGACGAGATTGGGTTACAACTACGAATTGAACCCCGGTTTCTTGTGCGCCGGTGGCGAAGAGGGCAAGGATGCGTGCAAAGGTGACGGTGGCGGCCCGCTGGTGTGCGAGCACGGTGGCACATGGCAGCTGGTCGGAGTCGTGTCGTGGGGTATCGGTTGCGGTCAGCCCGGCGTACCCGGCGTCTACGTGAAAGTCGCTCATTATCTAGACTGGATCTCACAGATCACGGGAAAGTTTTCTCCCTACTAA
- the LOC125231568 gene encoding 3-phosphoinositide-dependent protein kinase 1 isoform X2, whose protein sequence is MQAQPAAAANKRTANDYIFRKLIGEGCYSTVFFATDIHTGKEYAIKVCEKRQIIKEKKREYIKREKDALNMLFNVPHGFVKLYCTFQDEERLYFVLSYAKNGELLSYINKVGSFELNVAKFYAAEILMALESMHAKGIIHRDLKPENILLDENMHLQIADFGTTKILEPEEIRSTPNKTDDDQTLAENDRQRKISFVGTAQYVSPELLHNRVNTRASDLWALGCIIYQMISGLPPFRGSNEFLTFQKILKLDYEFPEGFPADAKDLVEKLLVLDYSKRIGANDTGNTYESIRNHPFFEGINWDNVWTQSPPTISPYLPGGSFEEEYPLDHLEPGLDQNQLVRLWKFDLSTSEGILTISPEERRRRLEAQERDNKWHQFVDGELILKQGLIDKRKGLFARRRMLLLTTGPRLFYVDPVNMVLKGEIPWSPKLRVEAKNFRIFLVHTPNRTYYLEDPESYALEWARVINEVRIGTYGRDTT, encoded by the exons ATGCAGGCGCAACCGGCCGCGGCGGCCAACAAGCGCACGGCCAATGACTACATCTTCCGAAAGCTGATTGGCGAGGGCTGTTACAGCACCGTGTTCTTCGCTACAGATATTCATACTGGAAAAGAATATGCAA TTAAAGTTTGCGAGAAACGACAGATTATTAAAGAAAAGAAGAGGGAGTACATAAAGAGAGAGAAAGATGCTTTGAACATGCTCTTCAATGTACCACACGGTTTTGTCAAATTATATTGTACCTTCCAAGATGAAGAACGATTGTACTTTGTGTTGTCTTATGCTAAGAATGGCGAATTGTTATCTTACATAAATAAGGTTGGCTCTTTCGAGCTAAACGTAGCTAAATTTTATGCCGCTGAGATCTTAATGGCCTTAGAAAGCATGCACGCTAAAGGAATCATTCACCGAGACTTAAAACCAGAAAACATTTTATTGGACGAAAATATGCACTTACAAATTGCGGACTTCGGTACTACAAAAATTTTGGAACCAGAAGAAATTCGTTCAACACCTAACAAGACTGACGATGACCAGACGCTGGCAGAGAATGACAGGCAGAGAAAGATTAGCTTCGTCGGAACTGCACAATATGTAAGCCCAGAACTGCTGCATAACCGCGTCAACACACGAGCCTCTGATCTATGGGCCCTGGGCTGCATTATCTACCAGATGATCTCAGGACTGCCTCCGTTCCGTGGCTCCAATGAGTTCCTCACCTTCCAAAAAATACTCAAATTGGACTACGAGTTCCCTGAAGGCTTTCCCGCCGACGCAAAAGACTTAGTCGAGAAGCTTTTAGTTTTGGATTACTCCAAGAGGATTGGAGCTAATGATACGGGAAATACATATGAAAGCATACGAAACCATCCTTTCTTCGAAGGAATTAACTGGGATAATGTCTGGACTCAGTCACCACCAACTATATCCCCGTATTTACCAGGTGGTTCTTTTGAAGAAGAATATCCCCTAGATCACTTAGAGCCCGGCTTAGACCAAAATCAACTTGTGCGCCTGTGGAAGTTCGACTTATCTACCTCAGAAG gAATCTTAACCATCAGTCCGGAAGAAAGGCGGCGTAGACTCGAAGCCCAAGAACGTGACAATAAATGGCACCAGTTTGTTGATGGAGAGCTGATTTTAAAGCAGGGACTCATCGACAAGAGGAAGGGGCTGTTCGCGCGCCGGCGAATGCTTCTGCTGACCACCGGCCCGCGGCTGTTCTATGTGGACCCCGTCAACATGGTGCTCAAAGGAGAGATTCCTTGGTCACCGAAGTTGCGCGTAGAAGCAAAGAACTTTAgaatatttttagttcacacg CCAAACCGGACATACTACCTAGAGGATCCAGAATCATACGCCTTGGAGTGGGCGCGAGTGATCAACGAGGTCCGCATCGGCACGTACGGGCGCGACACGACTTAA
- the LOC125231890 gene encoding uncharacterized protein LOC125231890: protein MTSTVVKYVGRTTNFQGKTLWEIVGSLKGLGVGRYIVRSVFERYPESSFMKIVKVETCPDEERRRVRVWVEKTFRGKKLDKLTEIYRTSYKPDYKLIPKNEEAKLLAALEAVNKQPEVILPNTIEMPPLMKKFIVKDHEKKGLEVMKEFTMPLSYNHTPNRIARIAKPGEKPTVQFSMGLGQPASHSLYKGVPLNTH from the exons ATGACTTCAACTGTAGTAAAATATGTTGGGAGGACAACTAATTTTCAAGGCAAAACTTTATGGGAGATTGTTGGTAGCCTCAAAGGACTAGGTGTTGGTAGATACATCGTGAGATCAGTTTTCGAGCGCTATCCCGAGTCCAGTTTTATGAAAATTGTTAAAGTAGAAACTTGCCCTGATGAG GAACGCCGTAGAGTAAGAGTCTGGGTGGAGAAAACGTTTAGAGGAAAGAAATTAGACAAGCTGACAGAAATatatagaacttcatacaaacCTGACTATAAACTTATTCCGAAGAATGAAGAGGCTAAACTGCTGGCTGCATTAGAAGCTGTGAATAAGCAACCAGAAGTGATTCTCCCCAATACTATTGAGATGCCGCCCTTGATGAAGAAGTTTATTGTCAAGGACCATGAGAAAAAGGGCCTTGAG gTCATGAAAGAGTTCACAATGCCACTCAGCTACAACCATACTCCCAACAGAATCGCGAGGATCGCCAAACCAGGCGAGAAACCAACAGTGCAGTTTTCCATGGGCCTCGGCCAGCCCGCTAGCCACTCACTCTACAAGGGGGTACCTCTTAACACACACTAG